A stretch of the Amycolatopsis sp. BJA-103 genome encodes the following:
- a CDS encoding flavin-containing monooxygenase: protein MTRTVDRIEATGSPQARVDAWLSRFEAALAARDVEAAAALFAVDSYWRDLVAFTWTIKTVEGRDGVAGLLGACLEGIEPSGFRTTETPTEADGVTEAWLEFETATGRAKGHLRLKDEGAWTLLTSLRELKGFEERRNDQRPKGVEHGVVRGRKSWAEKREEEQTRLGYDEQPYVVVIGGGQGGIALGARLRQLDVPALVLERNERPGDSWRKRYKNLCLHDPVWYDHLPYLPFPDNWPVFAPKDKIADWLEMYTRLMEVPYWTSTEVTSASWDEDKQQWLVTVVREGEELALTPRHVVFATGMSGKPNLPSFPGMESFEGDQHHSSAHPGPDSYAGKKAVVVGSNNSAHDICAALWEHGADVTMVQRSSTHIVKSDSLMDLGLGDLYSERAVQAGITTDKADMIFASIPYRIMPQFQIPVYDAIRERDKDFYARLEAAGFRHDWGDDGSGLFLKYLRRGSGYYIDVGASELVADGKIKLAHGQVDHLTRDTVVLSDGTELAADLVVYATGYGSMNGWVADLVGQETADRVGKCWGLGSDTTKDPGPWEGEQRNMWKPTRQEGLWFHGGNLHQSRHYSLYLALQLKARYEGIPTPVFGPQEVHHKS, encoded by the coding sequence ATGACACGGACGGTGGACCGGATCGAGGCGACGGGCTCGCCGCAGGCTCGGGTCGACGCCTGGCTGAGCCGGTTCGAGGCCGCTCTCGCGGCCCGCGACGTCGAAGCCGCCGCGGCGCTCTTCGCCGTCGACAGTTACTGGCGCGACCTGGTCGCCTTCACCTGGACGATAAAGACCGTCGAAGGCCGCGACGGCGTGGCGGGCCTGCTCGGCGCCTGTCTCGAAGGGATCGAACCGTCCGGGTTCCGCACCACCGAGACGCCGACCGAAGCCGACGGAGTGACCGAAGCGTGGTTGGAGTTCGAAACCGCGACCGGCCGCGCGAAGGGGCACTTGCGGCTGAAGGACGAAGGCGCTTGGACGTTGCTGACGAGCCTGCGTGAGCTCAAGGGGTTCGAGGAGCGGCGCAACGATCAGCGGCCGAAGGGGGTCGAGCACGGCGTCGTCCGCGGCCGGAAGTCGTGGGCGGAGAAGCGCGAGGAGGAGCAGACGCGGCTCGGCTACGACGAGCAGCCGTACGTCGTCGTCATCGGCGGTGGTCAGGGCGGGATCGCGCTCGGTGCCCGGCTGCGCCAGCTCGACGTGCCCGCGCTCGTCCTCGAACGCAACGAGCGTCCCGGCGATTCGTGGCGGAAGCGGTACAAGAACCTCTGCCTGCACGACCCGGTCTGGTACGACCACCTGCCCTACCTGCCGTTCCCGGACAACTGGCCGGTGTTCGCGCCCAAGGACAAGATCGCCGACTGGCTGGAGATGTACACGCGGCTCATGGAGGTGCCGTACTGGACCAGCACCGAGGTGACTTCCGCCTCCTGGGACGAGGACAAGCAGCAGTGGCTCGTGACCGTCGTGCGCGAAGGCGAGGAGCTGGCGCTCACGCCGCGGCACGTCGTGTTCGCGACCGGGATGTCCGGCAAGCCGAATCTCCCGTCGTTCCCGGGGATGGAGTCGTTCGAAGGCGATCAGCACCACTCGTCGGCGCATCCCGGCCCGGACTCCTACGCCGGCAAGAAGGCCGTCGTCGTCGGGTCCAACAACTCCGCGCACGACATCTGCGCGGCGCTGTGGGAACACGGCGCCGACGTCACCATGGTGCAGCGGTCCTCGACGCATATCGTCAAGTCGGATTCCCTGATGGACCTGGGACTCGGTGACCTGTATTCGGAGCGGGCGGTACAGGCCGGGATCACCACCGACAAGGCGGACATGATCTTCGCGTCGATCCCGTACCGGATCATGCCGCAGTTCCAGATCCCGGTGTACGACGCGATCCGCGAGCGGGACAAGGACTTCTACGCGAGGCTGGAGGCGGCCGGGTTCCGGCACGACTGGGGCGACGACGGATCCGGCCTGTTCCTCAAGTACCTGCGGCGCGGCTCCGGCTACTACATCGACGTCGGCGCGTCGGAACTGGTGGCCGACGGGAAGATCAAGCTGGCACACGGCCAGGTCGACCATCTGACCCGCGACACGGTGGTGCTGTCCGACGGCACGGAACTGGCGGCGGACCTCGTCGTGTACGCCACCGGCTACGGCTCGATGAACGGCTGGGTCGCCGACCTGGTCGGGCAGGAGACCGCGGACCGCGTCGGCAAATGCTGGGGCCTGGGCTCGGACACGACGAAGGACCCCGGGCCGTGGGAGGGCGAGCAGCGCAACATGTGGAAGCCCACGCGGCAGGAGGGCCTGTGGTTCCACGGCGGGAACCTGCACCAGTCACGGCACTACTCCCTTTACCTAGCGCTGCAACTGAAGGCGCGCTACGAGGGGATCCCGACGCCGGTGTTCGGGCCGCAGGAGGTGCACCACAAGTCGTGA
- a CDS encoding SDR family NAD(P)-dependent oxidoreductase, translating to MRLDLSGKTALVTGSTQGIGFAIATGLARAGARVALNGRGEAGVTSAIDRLRAEVPDADVVAAAGDVSTDDGTAQVLDAVPDIDVLVNNLGIFGTQSPLDITDDEWRRYFEVNVLAAVRLTRAYLPGMTSRGWGRIQYIASDSAIVIPAEMIHYGVSKTALLGVSRGFAKAAAGTGVTVNSVIAGPTHTGGVEGFVYELVDKDLPWDEAQREFMRLHRPQSLLQRLIEPEEIANLVVYLASPLSSATTGAAVRVDGGYVDSIVP from the coding sequence ATGCGACTGGACCTGAGCGGGAAGACGGCCCTCGTCACCGGATCGACGCAGGGCATCGGTTTCGCCATCGCCACGGGGCTGGCCAGGGCCGGTGCCCGGGTCGCGCTCAACGGCCGGGGCGAAGCCGGTGTCACGTCCGCGATCGACCGCCTGCGCGCCGAAGTGCCGGACGCCGACGTCGTCGCGGCGGCGGGTGACGTGTCGACGGACGACGGCACCGCCCAGGTCCTGGACGCGGTGCCCGACATCGACGTCCTGGTCAACAATCTCGGCATCTTCGGGACACAGTCCCCTTTGGACATCACCGACGACGAGTGGCGGCGGTACTTCGAGGTCAACGTCCTCGCCGCGGTGCGGCTGACCCGGGCGTACCTGCCGGGGATGACGAGCCGCGGCTGGGGACGGATCCAGTACATCGCCAGCGATTCCGCGATCGTCATCCCCGCCGAGATGATCCACTATGGAGTGTCGAAGACCGCTTTGCTCGGCGTCTCCAGGGGTTTCGCCAAGGCCGCGGCGGGAACGGGCGTCACGGTCAACTCGGTGATCGCGGGCCCGACCCACACCGGCGGCGTCGAGGGCTTCGTCTACGAACTGGTCGACAAGGATCTGCCGTGGGACGAGGCACAGCGCGAGTTCATGCGCCTGCACCGGCCGCAATCACTGCTGCAGCGGCTCATCGAACCCGAGGAGATCGCCAACCTGGTGGTGTACCTGGCTTCCCCGCTCTCCTCGGCCACGACAGGAGCCGCCGTCCGTGTCGACGGCGGCTACGTCGACTCGATCGTGCCGTGA
- a CDS encoding helix-turn-helix transcriptional regulator has product MPKTSARLLSMLSLLQARRDWPGALLAERLDISPRTVRRDVDRLRELGYPIATVKGPDGGYRLDAGSELPPLLFDDDQAVALAVALQIATTSGAGIEEAAMRALHTVRQVMPSRLRRRIDTLRVTAVESPASRSEPRVDGDVLLALGAAVHAREVLRFDYEGTALPRRAEPHHLVTWHGRWYLVAWDLDREDWRTFRADRITPRTPAGPRFTPRELPSPDVATFVASRFRGSSEVDSGEWPCRGEVILDLPATTVAHYVRDGVVEEAGPDRCRLVLGSWSWAGLAASIGRFDADVEVVGPAELKEAFAALARRYAKAARV; this is encoded by the coding sequence ATGCCGAAGACCTCCGCGCGACTGCTCTCGATGCTCTCGTTGCTGCAGGCCCGCCGCGACTGGCCGGGAGCGCTGCTGGCCGAGCGGCTGGACATCAGCCCGCGCACCGTGCGGCGCGACGTCGACAGGCTTCGCGAGCTCGGCTACCCCATCGCGACCGTCAAGGGCCCCGACGGCGGGTACCGGCTCGACGCCGGGTCCGAACTGCCGCCGCTGCTGTTCGACGACGACCAGGCGGTCGCGCTGGCGGTCGCGCTCCAGATCGCCACCACGAGCGGCGCGGGGATCGAAGAGGCGGCGATGCGGGCGCTGCACACCGTCCGGCAGGTGATGCCGTCGCGGCTTCGGCGCCGGATAGACACGTTGCGGGTCACCGCCGTCGAATCGCCCGCGAGCCGGTCGGAGCCCCGGGTCGACGGCGACGTCCTGCTGGCCCTCGGCGCGGCCGTCCACGCGCGCGAAGTCCTGCGGTTCGACTACGAGGGGACCGCGTTGCCGCGCCGGGCGGAACCGCACCATCTCGTCACCTGGCACGGCCGCTGGTACCTCGTCGCCTGGGACCTCGACCGCGAGGACTGGCGTACCTTCCGGGCCGACCGGATCACCCCGCGCACCCCGGCCGGGCCCCGGTTCACCCCACGGGAACTGCCCTCCCCCGATGTCGCCACCTTCGTCGCGAGCCGGTTCCGGGGATCGTCCGAAGTGGACTCGGGCGAGTGGCCCTGCCGCGGTGAGGTGATCCTCGACCTCCCCGCCACGACCGTGGCCCACTACGTCCGGGACGGCGTCGTCGAGGAGGCCGGGCCGGATCGGTGCCGCCTCGTGCTGGGGTCCTGGTCGTGGGCCGGACTGGCGGCGAGCATCGGCCGCTTCGACGCGGACGTCGAAGTCGTCGGGCCCGCTGAACTGAAGGAGGCGTTCGCCGCCTTGGCCCGCCGCTACGCGAAGGCCGCCCGCGTTTAG
- a CDS encoding flavin monoamine oxidase family protein yields the protein MTSALPTAIHHDEPAGRPITMFGPDFPFAYDDFLAHPAGLGSLPAERHGTEVAVIGGGLSGIVAAYELMKLGLRPVVYEIAEIGGRLRTVNFPGCPDDVVAEMGAMRFPPASTALFHYIDKVGLETTPFPNPLAPGTPSTVVDLKGESHYARTPDELPAVFGKVAAAWDSTLAEQAAFAEMQAAIRERDTKTIKRLWNELVPRLDDQTFYGFLCQSPAFASFRDREIFGQVGFGTGGWDTDFPNSILEILRVVYTGADDEHRSISGGSRQLPLRLWEHAPEDLAFWPAGTSLNSLHGGGPNPGVARLHRTAPNNITVTDTEGRVRTYPAAVFTAQSWMLLSKIECDEALFPIDHWTAIERTHYMESSKVFVPVDRPFWLDKDPETGRDTMSMTLTDRMPRGTYLLGDDPDAPAVICLSYTWADDSLKWLPLSVSERVEVMLQSLREIYPGVDVRRHIIGDPVTVSWEAEPHFMGAFKANLPGHYRYQHRLFTHFMQDRLEKRHRGLFLAGDDVSWTAGWAEGAVQTALNAVWGVLHHFGGETDPANPGPGDVYDDIAPVALPD from the coding sequence ATGACCTCCGCCCTCCCGACCGCGATCCACCACGACGAGCCGGCGGGCCGTCCGATCACCATGTTCGGCCCGGACTTCCCGTTCGCCTACGACGATTTCCTCGCGCACCCCGCCGGACTCGGCTCTCTCCCGGCCGAGCGGCACGGCACCGAGGTGGCGGTGATCGGCGGCGGCCTTTCCGGCATCGTCGCCGCGTACGAACTGATGAAGCTCGGCTTGCGCCCGGTGGTCTACGAGATCGCCGAGATCGGCGGCCGCCTGCGCACGGTGAACTTCCCCGGCTGCCCGGACGACGTCGTCGCGGAGATGGGCGCGATGCGCTTCCCGCCCGCGTCCACCGCGCTCTTCCACTACATCGACAAGGTCGGCCTGGAAACGACGCCGTTCCCGAACCCGCTGGCGCCGGGAACGCCGAGCACCGTCGTCGACCTCAAGGGGGAGAGCCACTACGCGCGCACGCCGGACGAACTCCCCGCGGTCTTCGGCAAGGTCGCGGCCGCCTGGGACAGCACACTGGCCGAGCAGGCCGCGTTCGCCGAAATGCAGGCCGCGATCCGCGAGCGCGACACGAAGACGATCAAGCGGCTCTGGAACGAACTCGTGCCGCGCCTGGACGACCAGACGTTCTACGGCTTCCTCTGCCAGTCACCCGCGTTCGCCTCGTTCCGCGACCGCGAGATCTTCGGGCAGGTCGGCTTCGGCACCGGCGGCTGGGACACCGACTTCCCCAACTCCATCCTGGAGATCCTGCGGGTGGTCTACACCGGCGCCGACGACGAGCACCGCAGCATCTCCGGCGGGAGCAGGCAGCTTCCGTTGCGGCTGTGGGAACACGCGCCCGAGGACCTCGCCTTCTGGCCCGCGGGAACGAGTCTGAACTCGCTGCACGGCGGCGGTCCGAACCCCGGTGTCGCCCGGCTGCACCGCACGGCGCCGAACAACATCACCGTGACCGACACCGAAGGCCGCGTCCGCACCTATCCGGCGGCGGTGTTCACCGCGCAGAGCTGGATGCTGCTGTCGAAGATCGAATGCGACGAGGCGCTGTTCCCGATCGACCACTGGACGGCGATCGAGCGCACGCACTACATGGAGTCCTCGAAGGTCTTCGTCCCGGTGGACCGGCCCTTCTGGCTGGACAAGGACCCGGAGACCGGCCGCGACACGATGAGCATGACGCTCACCGACCGCATGCCGCGCGGCACCTACCTGCTCGGCGACGACCCGGACGCGCCCGCGGTGATCTGCCTGTCCTACACCTGGGCCGACGACTCGCTGAAGTGGCTGCCGCTCTCGGTGTCCGAACGGGTCGAGGTGATGCTGCAGTCGCTGCGGGAGATCTACCCGGGCGTCGACGTCCGGCGGCACATCATCGGCGATCCGGTGACCGTGTCGTGGGAGGCCGAACCGCATTTCATGGGCGCGTTCAAGGCCAACCTGCCCGGCCACTACCGCTACCAGCACCGGCTGTTCACGCATTTCATGCAGGACCGGTTGGAGAAGCGTCATCGCGGCCTTTTCCTGGCGGGCGACGACGTTTCGTGGACGGCGGGCTGGGCGGAAGGCGCGGTCCAGACGGCCCTCAACGCGGTGTGGGGCGTCCTGCACCACTTCGGCGGCGAGACCGACCCGGCGAACCCGGGGCCGGGCGACGTCTACGACGACATCGCGCCCGTCGCACTGCCGGACTGA
- a CDS encoding DinB family protein: MTATILDAERADLLGALATVRATLTATVQGLTDEQLGATPTVSALCLGGLIKHVASVEAMWLRFVVGGPDAVRYDLPEGVTWADLGAGTAREFPQWAIDHQNEFRMLPGDTLEGILKQYEEVAARTKEVISSVPDLSVTHPLPEAPWNAPGAVRSVRGVLAHLIAETAQHAGHADILRESIDGQKST, from the coding sequence ATGACCGCCACCATCCTCGACGCCGAACGCGCCGACCTGCTCGGAGCCCTCGCCACCGTCCGCGCCACGCTGACCGCCACTGTCCAAGGACTCACGGACGAGCAGCTCGGAGCGACGCCGACGGTCAGCGCGCTGTGCCTCGGCGGCCTGATCAAGCACGTCGCCTCGGTCGAAGCCATGTGGCTGCGGTTCGTGGTCGGCGGCCCGGACGCGGTGCGGTACGACCTGCCCGAAGGTGTCACCTGGGCCGACCTCGGCGCCGGGACCGCCCGCGAGTTCCCGCAGTGGGCGATCGACCACCAGAACGAATTCAGGATGCTGCCCGGCGACACCCTCGAGGGGATCCTCAAGCAGTACGAGGAGGTGGCCGCGCGGACGAAGGAGGTCATCTCGTCGGTTCCCGACCTGTCCGTGACGCATCCGCTGCCGGAGGCGCCGTGGAACGCGCCGGGCGCGGTGCGCAGCGTGCGCGGGGTGCTGGCGCACCTCATCGCCGAGACCGCGCAGCACGCCGGCCACGCCGACATCCTGCGCGAGAGCATCGACGGCCAGAAGTCGACCTGA
- a CDS encoding GAF domain-containing protein: MSVFSSVPPGADLPMHARDLVRMHEAVIGGGRPRVPPRPLVSRSWSRALSLGLAADGVNARDSVPLDEVARRRRASPLRHVVESLGQVLGATSDTANMLLVVTDADGIILWRAGSPAVKRRADTLGFTEGAEWTESRVGTNAIGTALAEAAPVELLAGEHFEQGQHPWYCTASPVHDPRTGELLGVIDVSGPALTLHPAIAALVETGRRLAESELWRHHQQGLDKLRKTAEPVVAGVGGPALLVDDDGWVAHAAGIAPGERIAAPEEGRILAVPGLGACLPERLAEGWLVRPADTARRVRLDLELGHAPMLRMRSGDVGWVRTVTPRHAEILVHLHAAGPSGLSAEALSRALYGDAEHLVTVRAEVSRLRRLLGAIVDTRPYRLASGVGLTVHKGLEVGG; the protein is encoded by the coding sequence GTGAGCGTGTTCAGCTCGGTCCCGCCCGGCGCCGACCTGCCGATGCACGCCCGCGACCTGGTCCGCATGCACGAAGCCGTGATCGGCGGCGGCCGTCCGCGCGTCCCGCCCCGGCCGCTGGTGTCGCGCTCGTGGTCGCGTGCGCTGAGCCTGGGGCTCGCCGCCGACGGGGTGAACGCCCGGGACTCCGTCCCGCTCGACGAGGTCGCCCGCCGTCGCCGCGCCTCCCCGTTGCGGCACGTCGTCGAGAGCCTCGGACAGGTGCTCGGCGCGACGTCCGACACCGCGAACATGCTCCTGGTGGTGACCGATGCCGACGGGATCATCCTCTGGCGCGCGGGCTCCCCCGCCGTCAAGCGCCGCGCCGACACCCTGGGCTTCACCGAAGGTGCCGAGTGGACCGAGTCGAGGGTCGGCACCAACGCGATCGGCACCGCGCTCGCCGAGGCCGCGCCCGTGGAACTGCTGGCCGGGGAGCATTTCGAGCAGGGCCAGCATCCCTGGTACTGCACCGCGTCGCCGGTGCACGACCCGCGCACCGGCGAACTGCTGGGCGTGATCGACGTCAGCGGACCCGCCCTGACCCTGCACCCGGCGATCGCCGCGCTGGTGGAGACCGGACGGCGACTCGCCGAATCCGAACTCTGGCGCCACCACCAGCAAGGCTTGGACAAACTGAGGAAGACCGCCGAACCGGTGGTGGCGGGCGTGGGCGGCCCGGCGCTGCTGGTGGACGACGACGGCTGGGTGGCCCACGCCGCCGGGATCGCCCCCGGTGAGCGGATCGCCGCCCCCGAGGAGGGCCGGATCCTCGCCGTCCCCGGTCTCGGCGCCTGTCTGCCCGAACGCCTGGCCGAGGGCTGGCTCGTGCGCCCCGCCGACACCGCTCGCCGGGTCCGGCTGGATCTCGAACTCGGCCACGCGCCGATGCTGCGGATGCGGTCGGGCGACGTCGGATGGGTCCGCACCGTGACACCCCGGCACGCGGAGATCCTCGTGCACCTTCACGCGGCGGGCCCGTCCGGGCTCTCGGCTGAAGCCCTCAGCCGGGCGCTCTACGGCGACGCCGAACATCTCGTCACCGTCCGCGCCGAGGTCTCCCGGCTGCGCCGTCTGCTCGGAGCCATTGTGGACACCCGCCCGTACCGGCTCGCCTCGGGCGTCGGCTTGACAGTCCATAAAGGACTCGAAGTCGGCGGTTGA
- a CDS encoding acyltransferase family protein → MRESAAERRFRPEIQGLRALACVLVVVYHVWLGRISGGVDAFFLISGFLVTGQLYRAAARGKIEYRPMWGRMIKRLFPAALTVLLLVVVASAVLLPQNRWFQTIKEVVASALYLENWQLAADSTDYFAQHNSASVVQHFWSLSIQGQFYVVWPLLVGLVLLIARRARRNVLPLLLAALGTVFAASLAYSVWLTAVDQPLAYFDSLTRAWEFALGGLLALVLDRVSVPRNARVVFGWAGVAGLVSCGLVLQVGTVFPGYLALWPTLSAALVILAGDTAFKGGADRFLSSRPLKYLGDLSYALYLWHWPVLVFYLVSRDQAEVGLRGGAVIIALAFVLAVLTHHLVERPLRASAIGVRTRWGAYRFGVATLAAVLAATGAWQWVSVRQAENYSIAVDDPDHPGALAHTDGFTYWGAADAALVPSFVAVSEDWAGIDPARCGSSPRNADLEVCTSQTSGHPTRRIVVTGDSHAGQFLGALLPIAGQRNWEVTSILRGGCPFSTDSDAVPGDQSCMDWNTAVADEILTTRPDVVMTIGTRDVRVGVEERVPGGYIAQWRKIDEEGIPVLAVRDNPRFSQSPSACVETRGAEASECATPRYDLYAAEPPYESLTDLPPNVRFLDFSDYFCTAEVCPPVIGNVLVYLDDNHVSGTYMSTMSAIAEKAITEALGWADDRTEELAPGG, encoded by the coding sequence GTGCGGGAGAGTGCGGCGGAGCGGCGGTTCCGCCCGGAGATCCAGGGATTACGGGCGCTCGCGTGCGTGCTGGTGGTCGTCTACCACGTGTGGCTCGGCCGGATCTCCGGCGGCGTCGACGCCTTCTTCCTGATCTCCGGGTTCCTCGTCACCGGCCAGCTCTACCGTGCGGCGGCGCGCGGGAAGATCGAGTACCGGCCGATGTGGGGCCGGATGATCAAGCGCCTGTTCCCGGCCGCGCTCACCGTGTTGCTGCTGGTCGTCGTGGCGAGCGCGGTGCTGCTGCCGCAGAACCGCTGGTTCCAGACGATCAAGGAGGTCGTCGCTTCCGCGCTGTACCTGGAGAACTGGCAGCTGGCGGCGGATTCCACCGACTACTTCGCGCAGCACAACTCGGCCAGCGTCGTCCAGCATTTCTGGTCGCTGTCGATCCAGGGCCAGTTCTACGTGGTCTGGCCGCTGCTGGTCGGCCTGGTCCTGCTGATCGCCAGGCGGGCGCGGCGCAACGTCCTGCCGCTGCTGCTCGCCGCCCTCGGCACCGTGTTCGCGGCCTCGCTGGCCTACTCGGTGTGGCTCACCGCGGTCGATCAGCCCTTGGCGTACTTCGATTCGCTGACCCGGGCCTGGGAGTTCGCGCTCGGCGGCCTGCTCGCGCTCGTGCTCGACAGGGTTTCGGTGCCCCGGAACGCGCGGGTCGTGTTCGGCTGGGCCGGGGTCGCCGGACTCGTCTCCTGCGGGCTCGTGCTCCAGGTCGGGACGGTCTTCCCCGGCTATCTCGCGCTGTGGCCGACGCTCTCGGCGGCGCTGGTGATCCTCGCGGGCGACACCGCGTTCAAGGGCGGCGCGGACCGCTTCCTCAGCAGCCGCCCGCTGAAGTATCTCGGCGATCTGAGTTACGCGCTCTACCTCTGGCACTGGCCGGTCCTGGTCTTCTATCTCGTTTCCCGCGACCAGGCCGAAGTCGGGCTCCGCGGCGGCGCGGTGATCATCGCGCTGGCGTTCGTCCTCGCCGTGCTGACCCATCATCTGGTCGAGCGGCCGCTGCGAGCGTCCGCGATCGGGGTCCGCACCCGCTGGGGCGCGTACCGGTTCGGCGTCGCGACGCTCGCGGCGGTCCTCGCCGCGACAGGGGCTTGGCAGTGGGTCAGCGTGCGGCAGGCGGAGAACTATTCGATCGCGGTCGACGATCCGGACCATCCCGGCGCGCTCGCGCACACCGACGGGTTCACCTACTGGGGTGCCGCCGACGCCGCGCTCGTCCCGTCCTTCGTCGCCGTGTCCGAAGACTGGGCGGGCATCGACCCGGCCCGCTGCGGATCGTCCCCGCGCAACGCCGACCTCGAGGTCTGCACGTCGCAGACGTCGGGCCATCCCACCCGCCGGATCGTGGTCACCGGCGACTCGCACGCCGGGCAGTTCCTCGGCGCGCTGCTGCCGATCGCCGGACAGCGGAACTGGGAAGTGACCTCGATCCTCCGCGGCGGTTGCCCGTTCTCCACCGATTCGGACGCGGTGCCCGGCGACCAGTCCTGCATGGACTGGAACACCGCCGTGGCCGACGAGATCCTCACGACCCGGCCCGACGTGGTGATGACGATCGGCACCAGGGACGTGCGAGTCGGTGTCGAGGAACGGGTTCCCGGCGGCTACATCGCCCAGTGGCGCAAGATCGACGAGGAGGGCATCCCGGTGCTGGCGGTGCGGGACAACCCGCGCTTCTCCCAGTCACCTTCGGCCTGCGTCGAGACCCGCGGCGCGGAGGCGTCCGAGTGCGCCACACCGCGCTACGACCTCTACGCGGCGGAGCCGCCCTACGAGTCACTGACGGACCTGCCGCCGAACGTGCGGTTCCTCGACTTCAGCGACTACTTCTGCACGGCCGAGGTCTGCCCGCCGGTGATCGGCAACGTGCTCGTCTACCTCGACGACAACCACGTCAGCGGTACCTACATGTCGACGATGTCGGCCATCGCGGAGAAGGCGATCACCGAGGCGCTGGGCTGGGCGGACGACCGAACGGAGGAGCTCGCACCGGGCGGGTGA
- a CDS encoding carbon-nitrogen hydrolase family protein — protein sequence MKIAVHQGPYAELPSAVAASGADLVVAAEMITTGYHIGARSHELAEPADGPTAARMSALARETGAALAYGYPEADGGHVYNSVQLIGPDGRRLANYRKTHLFGDIDRSWFEPGAEAVVQAELGGLRIGLLICYDVEFPELVRAHALAGTDLLVVPTALMSPYELVADTLVPARAYESQLFVAYANRCGTEQELTYCGRSRVVAPTGEVLATAGAGPDLISAEVTRDALVASRLENTHLADRRPDLYRGLSA from the coding sequence GTGAAGATCGCCGTCCACCAGGGCCCCTACGCCGAACTGCCGTCCGCCGTCGCCGCGTCGGGCGCCGACCTCGTGGTCGCCGCCGAAATGATCACCACCGGCTACCACATCGGCGCCCGTTCCCACGAGCTCGCCGAACCCGCCGACGGGCCGACAGCGGCCCGCATGTCCGCGCTGGCCAGGGAAACCGGTGCCGCGCTGGCCTACGGCTATCCCGAAGCCGACGGCGGTCACGTCTACAACAGCGTGCAGCTGATCGGCCCCGACGGACGCCGCCTGGCGAACTACCGCAAGACGCATCTGTTCGGCGACATCGACCGCTCCTGGTTCGAACCGGGCGCCGAGGCGGTCGTGCAGGCGGAGCTCGGTGGTCTCCGGATCGGCCTGCTGATCTGCTACGACGTCGAGTTCCCCGAACTGGTGCGGGCACACGCGCTGGCGGGGACCGACCTGCTCGTGGTGCCGACCGCGCTGATGAGCCCGTACGAACTGGTCGCCGACACCCTGGTGCCCGCCCGTGCCTACGAAAGCCAGTTGTTCGTCGCCTACGCGAACCGCTGTGGCACCGAACAGGAACTGACCTACTGCGGCCGCTCCCGGGTCGTCGCCCCGACCGGCGAGGTCCTCGCCACGGCGGGCGCCGGTCCGGACCTGATCAGCGCCGAAGTCACCCGTGACGCGCTCGTCGCGTCGCGACTGGAGAACACCCACCTGGCCGACCGACGGCCCGATCTGTACCGAGGACTTTCCGCATGA